The Oryzias melastigma strain HK-1 linkage group LG6, ASM292280v2, whole genome shotgun sequence genome includes a window with the following:
- the pstpip1a gene encoding proline-serine-threonine phosphatase-interacting protein 1a: MALQFKDEFWGKEFISNIGFEIIIQRLNEGRRTCKDVEELLKMRASAEEKYGKELISIARKAGGLSEVCTLRSSLDEMKTQIENVGNLHIQLSGVLKEEMKRMEEFRERQKEQRRKFEATMEKTQKSKVSQYKKTIDSKKSYEQRCKEADEAEQTAERLGAAPSATPKQIEKMNIKCKQCREAAVEAENQYRSNIELLNDVHRQWESTHTEICEIFQQQEEDRINILRNAIWVHCNHLSMQCVKDDECYENVRNVLENCDTITDNNYFVERNKTCSTPPGPIEFQAYYDNHTSSEKNGSPGFVGEVKKRFSNLLQGTCATSSKESNNEPVAQPPVNSTDGVYASIPGENLQMNNMEYRAVYNYLPQMEDELSLCVGDVVVALDQGEDGWWKVQRNGSSGLVPGSYLEKV, translated from the exons ATGGCTTTACAGTTTAAAGATGAATTCTGG GGAAAAGAATTCATCAGCAATATCGGCTTTGAGATCATTATCCAAAGACTGAATGAGGGCCGGCGAACATGCAAAGATGTGGAGGAGCTTCTAAAAATGAG GGCTTCAGCGGAGGAGAAATATGGAAAGGAGCTGATCTCCATTGCCCGAAAAGCTGGGGGTTTGAGTGAAGTTTG CACTTTAAGATCATCGTTGGATGAAATGAAAACTC AAATTGAAAATGTTGGAAACTTGCATATTCAGTTATCTGGAGTCCTAAAGGAGGAGATGAAAAGAATGGAGGAGTTCAGAGAACGTCAGAAAGAACAGAGAAGAAAG TTTGAAGCTACCATGGAGAAGACCCAGAAGAGTAAAGTCTCCCAGTACAAGAAAACAATAGAT TCTAAAAAGTCCTATGAGCAACGCTGCAAAGAAGCGGATGAGGCGGAACAAACGGCTGAGAGGTTAGGCGCCGCACCCTCAGCCACTCCTAAACAGATTGAGAAG atgaaCATCAAATGTAAGCAGTGCAGAGAAGCAGCAGTGGAAGCTG aaAACCAGTACAGATCCAACATTGAATTGCTTAATGATGTTCACCGGCAGTGGGAGTCAACGCACACTGAGATCTGTGAG ATATTTCAGCAACAAGAAGAGGACCGAATCAACATCCTGAGGAACGCGATTTGGGTTCACTGCAACCATCTGTCAATGCAGTGTGTCAAAGACGACGAG TGTTACGAGAACGTAAGAAATGTGCTCGAAAACTGTGACACCATCACAGACAACAACTACTTTGTGGAGAGGAATAAGACCTGCTCGACGCCCCCAG GACCAATCGAGTTCCAAGCTTATTACGATAATCATACTTCATCTGAGAAAAACGGCTCCCCTGGATTTGTAGGAGAAGTCAAGAAAAG ATTTTCAAACCTGCTTCAAGGGACCTGCGCCACGAGCTCCAAAGAGAGCAACAATGAGCCTGTTGCACAACCTCCGg taAATTCAACAGACGGCGTTTATGCTTCCATCCCTGGTGAAAATCTCCAAATGAACAATATGGAGTACAGGGCTGTGTACAACTACCTGCCACAG ATGGAAGACGAGCTTTCGTTATGTGTTGGGGATGTCGTGGTAGCCCTCGATCAGGGCGAAGATGGCTGGTGGAAGGTGCAAAGAAATGGTTCTTCAGGACTGGTTCCAGGTTCCTACCTGGAAAAAGTATGA
- the tspan3a gene encoding tetraspanin-3, translated as MGQCGVTSSKTVLVFLNLLFWAAAGILCYAGAYVFITYDDYDHFFEDAYTLIPAVIIIAVGALLFVIGLVGCYATVRESYCGLTTFVVILLLVFMSEVAVVVLGYVYRAKIEDEVNSSIIEVYEKYNGTNSNSQSRAIDYAQRQLQCCGIHNYTDWLKTRWYEETKNNSVPISCCKTTVPGCTGSLTHPEDLFQEGCEALVVKKLKEIMMYVIWTALTFAALQMMGMLCACLVLCHRSKDPAYELLLAGGTQA; from the exons ATGGGGCAGTGCGGCGTCACCTCCTCCAAAACGGTCCTGGTCTTTCTGAATCTGCTCTTCTGG GCTGCTGCTGGTATCTTGTGCTATGCTGGAGCCTATGTCTTCATCACCTATGACGACTATGACCACTTCTTTGAAGATGCCTACACGCTTATCCCTGCGGTGATCATCATTGCAGTTGGAGCCCTCCTTTTTGTGATTGGACTTGTTGGATGCTACGCTACAGTGAGGGAGAGCTATTGTGGCCTTACAACG TTCGTCGTCATTCTTCTGCTGGTTTTTATGTCAGAGGTGGCAGTGGTGGTTCTTGGATATGTTTACAGAGCAAAG ATTGAAGATGAAGTGAACAGCTCCATCATAGAAGTTTATGAAAAGTACAACGGCACCAACAGCAACTCCCAGAGCCGGGCCATCGATTACGCCCAGAGGCag ctcCAGTGCTGTGGAATCCATAACTACACAGACTGGCTGAAAACACGCTGGTATGaagaaaccaaaaacaacagCGTGCCCATTAGCTGTTGCAAAACTACTGTTCCAGGCTGCACAGGGTCTCTTACCCATCCAGAGGATCTCTTCCAAGAA GGTTGTGAAGCTCTTGTTGTGAAAAAGCTCAAGGAGATCATGATGTATGTCATCTGGACTGCACTGACATTTGCCGCCCTTCAG ATGATGGGGATGCTGTGTGCGTGTCTTGTGCTTTGCCACAGAAGCAAAGATCCGGCCTATGAGCTTCTTCTTGCAGGCGGCACTCAAGCTTGA
- the si:dkey-24l11.2 gene encoding uncharacterized protein si:dkey-24l11.2 produces MESPAGDTESKPVPQSQPVCRFFSQGRHCNFGKKCKFLHTNDNITASKHVGGAPGQPGGRCLESRGEHEDSQRSRSSVSAPRRPCRYFLSGHCAMEERCRFWHPLQFPPEDVTLGPGNPTKAAPRCPPASIHSGPLEVKLGDMTEEKANQLRDTEIKQLQKRFPKEQLIIQERSDGKVTYYRMTVEATDPDWPFDLKEIDIMVSFPDNYPLEIFVLEIPLDQELPPVMAKHVQDASVEWLQAKHATNQLLGKVELLFRPFLRWLDRSLERLFTEGARQLKKDVDLQKAGLQFIPYQELQQTACEKSGQDYDSAAAHTDEEVYDAEDGEMINQDESLQQEGQCFEEDQQEEASRLVENIKISDPRRGTEVKLLGLSLGENTATVVAQRITVSLQCNRCKVTADLTLTGRTPCAAQCEKCNASINAAFRPCMLHHYCDVLGYLDLHSTTPADLILQDCDFILGCLTCSQDMPVENLIYGQTRELSCEHCHSKLSILAESARFQYIQPRTSNKAGSTTVNYKSMRDPAVQKGKPLPDKGACKHYKQSHRWLRFPCCGRAYPCDVCHDENQDHPMELATRMLCGFCAKEQPYANGKPCVTCGSMMTRGTRTNHWEGGLGCRNKSKMSRNDKKKYANTNKTVSKKASSEKK; encoded by the exons ATGGAAAGCCCTGCAGGAGACACCGAGTCTAAGCCAGTTCCTCAATCTCAGCCGGTGTGCCGCTTCTTCTCCCAAGGACGACACTGTAATTTTGGGAAGAAATGCAAATTCCTTCACACAAATGATAACATCACAGCTTCTAAACATGTTGGTGGAGCGCCTGGCCAGCCGGGTGGAAGATGTTTAGAATCTCGAGGTGAACATGAGGACAGCCAGCGGTCAAGAAGCTCTGTCTCTGCCCCCCGTCGCCCTTGTCGTTATTTTCTCTCAGGTCACTGCGCTATGGAGGAGCGATGTCGTTTCTGGCATCCACTCCAGTTCCCTCCAGAGGATGTCACACTGGGTCCTGGTAATCCCACCAAAGCCGCCCCGAGGTGCCCTCCAGCGTCCATCCACAGCGGCCCCCTGGAAGTGAAGCTCGGTGACATGACGGAGGAGAAGGCCAACCAGCTGCGAGACACGGAGATCAAGCAGCTGCAGAAGCGATTTCCTAAAGAGCAGCTGATTATTCAGGAACGAAGTGATGGCAAAGTGACGTATTACAGGATGACTGTTGAGGCTACTGATCCAGACTGG CCTTTTGATCTGAAAGAAATTGACATAATGGTGAGCTTCCCGGATAACTACCCCCTTGAG ATTTTCGTCCTGGAAATACCTTTGGACCAGGAACTGCCACCCGTGATGGCAAA ACATGTTCAGGACGCATCCGTAGAGTGGCTTCAAGCGAAGCATGCCACCAATCAGCTGCTGGGGAAGGTCGAGCTGCTTTTCCGGCCTTTTCTTCGCTGGCTGGATCGCAGCTTGGAAAGATTGTTCACTGAAGGAGCCAGACAA TTAAAAAAGGACGTGGATTTACAAAAAGCTGGACTACAGTTTATACCCTATCAGGAGCTTCAGCAGACAGCGTGTGAAAAATCTGGCCAGGACTATGACTCTGCTGCTGCACATACAGATGAAGAGGTTTACGATGCAGAAGATGGAGAAATGATCAATCAAGATGAGTCATTGCAGCAGGAAGGTCAGTGTTTTGAAGAAGATCAGCAGGAAGAGGCAAGTCGACTGGTGGAAAACATTAAGATCAGCGACCCTCGCCGAGGAACAGAGGTGAAGCTTCTGGGACTGAGCCTGGGAGAGAACACTGCCACTGTAGTAGCTCAGCGGATAACTGTTAGCCTGCAGTGTAATCG GTGTAAGGTGACGGCAGACCTGACACTCACTGGAAGGACACCATGTGCAGCTCAGTGTGAGAAGTGCAATGCAAGCATAAATGCTGCATTCAGGCCCTGCATGCTCCACCATTACTGTGATGTCCTGGGCTATCTGGACCTCCATAGCACTACTCCTGCTGACCTCATCCTTCAGGACTGCGACTTCATCCTGGGATGCCTCACCTGCTCTCAAGACATGCCTGTGGAG AATCTTATCTATGGACAAACAAGAGAGCTTAGTTGTGAACATTGTCACAGCAAGCTCAGCATTCTAGCTGAAAGCGCAAGATTTCAGTACATTCAGCCTCGCACCTCTAACAAAGCAG GTTCTACTACTGTTAATTACAAGAGCATGAGAGATCCAGCCGTACAAAAGGGAAAACCACTGCCAGACAAAGGAGCGTGCAAACATTACAAACAGAGCCATCGCTGGCTCAG GTTTCCTTGCTGCGGCCGGGCTTACCCCTGCGATGTGTGCCACGATGAAAATCAGGACCACCCCATGGAGCTCGCCACGAGGATGCTCTGTGGCTTCTGTGCCAAAGAACAG CCGTACGCCAACGGAAAGCCATGTGTCACCTGTGGGAGCATGATGACGAGAGGCACGCGTACCAACCACTGGGAAGGAGGACTAGGATgcagaaacaaatcaaaaatgagCAG aaatgacaaaaagaaatatGCCAACACCAACAAAACGGTTTCAAAGAAGGCATCCAGCGAGAAGAAGTAA
- the ch25hl1.2 gene encoding cholesterol 25-hydroxylase-like protein 1, member 2, with amino-acid sequence MELSKSFVDVWITYFGNGSLLQPLWDSLRLNYKDYLRSPLFPVALTVSSYFVFCIPFLACDIMGEMWAWIQQFKIQPSRRPTASSVLHCASVTLFNHMFLVLPASVAQWVWRPPVDLPDQAPSLFELLSGVIGNLLLFDFQYYIWHLLHHKIRWLYVTFHAIHHQYSSPFALATQCLSGWELITVGFWTTLNPIILKSHLLTTWAFMVFHVYVSIEDHCGYDFPWSTTHLFPCGFYGGPSKHDVHHQKPNTNFAPHFSHWDIIFGTHSGTSPSSSEKDTDKTTR; translated from the coding sequence ATGGAGCTCTCAAAAAGCTTTGTGGATGTTTGGATCACGTACTTTGGGAATGGCTCTCTGCTGCAGCCACTGTGGGACAGCCTGAGGCTCAACTACAAAGATTATTTGCGATCTCCACTTTTTCCAGTGGCACTGACCGTCTCATCCTATTTTGTCTTTTGCATACCTTTTCTTGCCTGTGACATCATGGGGGAGATGTGGGCATGGATCCAGCAATTTAAGATTCAACCAAGCCGTCGGCCAACAGCCTCTTCAGTGCTGCACTGCGCTTCGGTCACATTGTTCAACCACATGTTTCTTGTGCTCCCTGCGTCGGTGGCCCAGTGGGTATGGAGGCCACCGGTGGACCTACCAGACCAGGCTCCATCGCTCTTTGAACTGCTTTCCGGGGTCATAGGCAATCTACTGCTTTTCGATTTTCAGTACTACATTTGGCACCTGCTCCATCACAAGATCCGGTGGCTTTACGTTACCTTCCACGCCATCCACCACCAATACTCTTCGCCGTTTGCTCTGGCCACCCAATGTTTGAGTGGTTGGGAGCTGATCACGGTGGGGTTTTGGACCACCCTTAATCCTATTATCCTAAAGTCCCATCTACTCACCACATGGGCCTTCATGGTGTTCCATGTATATGTTTCCATAGAAGATCACTGTGGGTATGATTTTCCCTGGTCTACAACACATCTGTTTCCATGTGGCTTCTATGGAGGCCCCAGCAAGCACGATGTGCACCACCAGAAACCCAACACCAACTTTGCTCCACACTTCAGTCACTGGGACATAATATTTGGCACACATAGTGGTACTTCGCCCTCTTCTTCAGAGAAGGATACAGATAAGACAACAAGATAA